A genome region from Trichosurus vulpecula isolate mTriVul1 chromosome 5, mTriVul1.pri, whole genome shotgun sequence includes the following:
- the GPR84 gene encoding G-protein coupled receptor 84 — protein MLNTSDDANFSCYHPSVVDYRYVAVVWGVVVAVTGTAGNLLTLMIVGAQPKLRTHFNLLIANLTLADLIYCALLQPFSVDSYLYLRWRAGATFCRVFGLLLFATNSVAILTLCLIAFGRYLLIAHPTLFPRIFTAKGVALALFGTWVLGMASFAPLWPIYILVPVVCTCSFDRIRGRPYTTILMGIYFVLGLSCIGIFYCLIHRQVRRAAQALDQYKLRQTSFRPGNVAGAGEALPGHFQELDSGLASGVTSQGTSSEPGSTLESDSSKIGSQENNRLSRVEKNSQRVATHMLPAKVPKKAQDGSSEFGKVTRMCFVVFLFFSLSYIPFLLLNIFDARVQAPRVLHMLAANLTWLNGCINPVLYAAMNRQFREAYGSILRRGPQSFRRLR, from the coding sequence ATGTTGAATACCTCTGATGATGCCAACTTTTCTTGCTACCACCCATCAGTAGTGGACTATCGTTATGTCGCTGTAGTCtggggtgtggtggtggctgtgaCTGGCACTGCTGGCAACCTGCTTACCCTGATGATTGTGGGTGCCCAGCCCAAGCTTCGTACCCATTTCAACCTTCTCATTGCCAACCTCACATTGGCCGACCTCATCTACTGTGCTCTTCTGCAACCATTTTCTGTGGATTCCTACCTCTATCTTCGTTGGCGGGCTGGGGCTACTTTTTGCCGAGTCTTTGGTCTCCTCCTCTTTGCAACCAACTCTGTTGCCATCCTCACCCTCTGCCTCATTGCCTTTGGCAGATACCTTCTCATAGCCCACCCTACCCTCTTTCCTCGGATCTTCACAGCCAAGGGAGTGGCATTGGCATTGTTTGGTACATGGGTGTTGGGCATGGCGAGCTTTGCCCCGCTCTGGCCCATCTACATCCTGGTGCCTGTCGTCTGTACATGTAGCTTTGACCGAATCCGGGGGCGTCCTTACACCACCATcctgatgggcatctactttgtgctTGGGCTCAGTTGTATTGGCATTTTCTATTGCCTCATTCACCGTCAAGTGAGGCGGGCAGCCCAGGCACTGGACCAGTACAAACTACGTCAAACCAGCTTCCGACCTGGAAATGTAGCTGGGGCTGGAGAAGCCCTACCTGGGCACTTTCAAGAGCTGGACAGTGGTCTGGCATCAGGGGTGACCAGCCAGGGGACATCATCTGAGCCAGGCAGTACCCTGGAGAGTGACTCATCTAAGAtaggaagccaagaaaacaatagattATCTAGAGTAGAAAAGAACAGCCAAAGGGTGGCTACCCACATGCTACCTGCTAAAGTGCCAAAGAAGGCCCAGGATGGCTCATCGGAGTTTGGGAAGGTGACTCGGATGTGTTTTGTGgtgttcctctttttttccctcagttatATCCCTTTTCTGCTTCTTAATATATTTGATGCTCGGGTTCAAGCCCCACGAGTCCTGCACATGCTTGCAGCCAATCTCACCTGGCTCAATGGTTGTATCAACCCTGTACTTTATGCAGCCATGAACCGTCAATTCCGTGAGGCATATGGGTCCATCCTGAGACGGGGACCTCAGAGTTTCCGAAGACTCCGCTAA